Proteins found in one Miscanthus floridulus cultivar M001 chromosome 4, ASM1932011v1, whole genome shotgun sequence genomic segment:
- the LOC136548937 gene encoding secreted RxLR effector protein 161-like encodes MEERLKLSRDSMMEEVNATQYRRLVGSLRYLAHTRLDLAFSVGYVSRFMQRPTTEHQQAVKRIVRYVAGTLDHGLYYPRCPGVAHFVGYIDSNHAGDIDISKSTSGILFFLGKCLVSWQSVKQQVVALSSYKAEYIAASTASTQAL; translated from the coding sequence atggaggagaggctgaagctgagccgcgacagcatgaTGGAGGAGGTGaacgctacgcagtaccgacgTCTTGttgggagccttcgctacctcgcccacacacggctggacttggcattctccgtcggctacgttagtcggttcatgcagcgaccgacaacGGAGCACcaacaggctgtgaagaggatcgtccgctacgttgcggggactctcgaccacggcctctactaccctaggtgccctggggtgGCACACTTTGTCGGGTACATCGACAgcaaccacgccggcgacatcgacatcAGCAAGAGCAcaagcgggatcctcttctttctcggcaagtgcctcgttagctggcagtcggtcaagcagcaagtGGTGGCCCTGTCTAGCTAcaaggccgagtacatagcggcctccactgcttcgactcaggcgctctga